The following DNA comes from Glaciihabitans arcticus.
CCGACGGCGCGGGTGACGCCTGGGCCGACTTCGGCATGGGCTACACCGCCGCCAACTCGGTGAGCGGCGCCGCCGACACCTGGGACCAGCCGCTCGCCGGCTCGTTCAACCAGCTCAAGCAACTCAAGGTCGTGAACCCGAACCTCAAGCCGATCATCTCGCTAGGCGGCTGGACCTGGTCGAAGAACTTCTCGATCGCTGCGGCGACCGATGCCTCACGCAAGAAGCTCGTGAGTTCCTGCATCAACCTGTACATCAAGGGCAACCTGCCGGTGATCGATGGTCGCGGTGGTAACGGCGCTGCAGCAGGTGTCTTCGACGGCATCGACATCGACTGGGAGTGGCCCGGCTCGAACAACGGTCTCGAGGGCAACACGGTCGACGTCGTCAACGACAAGAACAACTTCCGCCTGCTGCTGAAGGAGTTCCGCACGCAGCTCGACGCGTACGGCGCCACGACCGGCAAGCACTACACGCTGAGCGCGTTCCTGCCTGCCAACACCGCCGACATCGCATCGGGGGGCTGGAACAACCCCGAGCTATTCACCTACCTCGACTTCGGCAACGTGCAGGGCTACGACTTCTGGGGCGGCTGGGCTCCGACCCAGGTCGGTCACCAGGGCAACCTGTACGACGACCCGGCCGATACGCGCCCGGCCGCACAGCGGTACAGCGTCGACAAGGCCATCAAGCAGTACACGAACGCGGGCATCAAGCCGTCGCAGCTCGGGATGGGACTCGCGATGTACGGTCGCGGCTGGCAGGGGGCGTCATCCAGCGCCGCCTGGGGACCGGCCACGGGCACGGCGCCCGGCACCTATGAGGCGGGCAACGAGAACTACGACCTGCTGAAGACGCGCGGCACCGACTATTACAACGCGGCGATCGGGGCGGCCTACCGCTACGACGGCAGCCAGTGGTGGAGCTACGACAACGCGCAGAGCATCAGCGCCAAGGCCGACTACATCGTGGCCAAGGGTCTCGGCGGCGGCATGTGGTGGGATCTCTCCGGCAACAAGGACGGCACACTGCTCAAGGTGCTGACCGACAAGCTGCGGGCGGCAGCGACCGGGCCGGTCACCACACCGACGGATCCGACGACACCCACCAACCCGACCGACCCCACCACGCCGACCAACCCGGGAACCTGTACGACCGCCGCGTGGAGCGCGACCGCCGTGTACACGGGAGGCAACAAGGTCTCGTACAGCGGCAAGGAGTACTCGGCCAAGTGGTGGAGCCAGGGCAACGTGCCCACCGCGGGCGACCCGTGGGCGCTGCTCGGAACCTGCGGCACCACGACGCCGACGAATCCGACCAACCCGCCGGTCACCCCCGGCGTCGCGGCGTGGAGCTCGACGAAGGCTTACAGCGGTGGCGACAAGGTCACTTACGGCGGCAAGACCTGGAAGGCCGGCTGGTGGACCCAGGGGGACACCCCGGGCGTCGGCCAATGGGGTCCGTGGACGGTGAGCTCGTAGCATCCCGAGCCGAATGAGGGGGCGGTTGACTTCGGTCGGCCGCCCTCTTCTACTGCTGCGAGAGGTTGTAGTTGGCGAGCTCCCACGCGCCCTCGCCACCGCTAACGGTGCAGGTCACGTCGACGGCGATCGGCTGGTCGGCCGAGCGGGTCGCGACCGTGGCCGTGACCTCCCAGCCGGAGAGCGACTTCTTCGCCGACCAGTCCTCCGAAGGCCACTTGACCTGGGTGGGGCTGGTGATCTGCGGGGTGAGGAACTCCTGGCACGCCTTGTAGGCGGAGATGCCTTCGGGATCGGAGTTGCTCGCCGTGGGGATGCAGCCGGCAAGACCGGCGGTGAGGCCGAGGCCGAGTGCGATGACTGCGATTCGGGTTGCAGTTGTCGACACGGGAGAGTTCCTTTCGCCGATCAGGTTGAATCGAACGATAGCATCCTGTTTCCCGCAGAACACCGCCCCTATCGGGGGTCGGGTGCATGATGAAGTCATGTGCGGACGATTTGCTCTCGACTCGAGCATGAATGAACTGATCGAGGAGTTTGTCGCCGACGGCGGCGACTACCGGCACTGGGAGCCCGGCTACAACATCGCCCCGACCGACCCGGTTCCCGTGATTCTCGAGCGTCATCGGGATGGCGCCACGACCCGCAGCATCGAGCCCGGCCGCTGGTCGCTGGTGCCGTCGTGGTCGAAGGAGCTCAAGCTGAAGTTCCCCACGTTCAACGCCCGCAGCGAGGGCATCGCCGAGAAGGCCAGCTTCAAGTCGAGTGTCGCGAACAAGCGTGCGCTGATCCCGGCGTCCGGCTACTACGAGTGGCACACGGTCGGCAGCACCAAGACCCCGAACTTCATCCGCCCGGTCGAGGGCATCGTCGCCTTCGCGGGCCTGTACTCGTGGTGGCGGGAGTCACCTGCGGCGGAGTGGCAGCTCACCGCCACCATCCTGACCATGCCGACGGTGCCGCACCTCGCCGAGATCCACGACCGCAATCCGGTCATGCTGCCGCGCGACTGGTGGGACGACTGGCTCGACCCCACCCTGACCGGTGACCAGTTCTTTGTGGACGCCGCTGTGGCAGCATCCGTTTCCGTCGCCGATTCCCTAGAGTTCCACGAGGTCGGTCCGGTGCGTGGCAACGAGCGCGCGCTCATTCAGCCGATCTAGTCAGACCGCGCCGTCGCTGACCTCGAAAGAGTTGCACGCGTCAGGGCCGCCCTTGTATCCGGCCAGGAACCACTTCTGGCGCGACTCGCTCGAACCGTGCGTCCAGGTCTCGGGCGTCACCTGCCCCTGCGTCGACTCCTGAATGCGGTCGTCGCCGACCGCTGAGGCGGCGCTGAGCGCATCCCGGATCTCGGCGTCGGTGGCGGGCTTCAGGTAGGCGTCTCCCGAGGCGTCTTCGGTGCTGGATGCCGCAGCAACCCACGAGCCGGCAAAGCAGTCGGCCTGCACTTCGAGCCGCACGCCATCGGATGCCGGGCCGGTGGTCTGCAGGTCGAGGCCGTTCATGATGCCGCTGATGTTCTGCACGTGGTGACCCCACTCGTGGGCGAGCACGTACATCTGCGCGAGCGGGCCGCCGCTCGCGCCGTACTTGGATTCGAGGTCGGCGTAGAAGTCGGTGTCGATGTAGACGGTCTCGTCGGGCGGGCAGTAGAACGGGCCGCTCGCGCTGGTCGCGTTGCCGCAGCCGGTAGTCACCGAGCCGGTGAACAGGATGAACTCGGGAGTGCGGTAGTCGACGCCCATGGCCGGGAGGGTCTCCGACCAGTAGTCGTCGAGCGACTCCGCGGTGCCGGCGAGGCGGCAGTCGAGGTTGCCGTTGTTGGCCTCTTCGCCGGTGCATGCGGCGACCTGTTCGTCGGAGCCGCCGCCGGTTCCGCCCTGCGGGACGATCGTGCCGGGATCGATTCCGGTCACTGCCTGGAAGATGAAATAGACGATGACGCCAACGATGCCCACGCCACCACCGACGGCAGCACCGCGTCCCCTGCGCTTGACCTTGTTGCCGCTGATCTGCGCATCGTCGTTGAAAGTCATGGCCTAAAACTATCGATTCGGCGCGTTTCGGCAAATAGACCCGAGCGGACCCTGTGAAGTCAGCGGCCGAACAATACCCCGGATCGAAATATTTTCATAGTCTTTTCTCGCCCCCTTCTGCTGGGAATTCCCGCTGTGGCACACTACTGGTCTTGTACCCCTCGAATGGGGGTGCACAACCCTTACCCGTTTCTCCTGTTACCCCCGTTTGCAGGTGCTCTTCGTTATGGTCGATCCGTCCGTCAGCAGCGTTTCCCCCGACGCGCTGTCCACAGCGCGCCGAGCGCTGGCCGCGCTGTCGGCCGGCCTGCAGTCGCTGCCGCCGCTGCGCCTCGACTGGGCGCGGGTCTACGCACTGCGCCTCCTGCTCGCCGATTCACTCATCACGTTCTCCGCGGTTGTGTTCGCCCACTTCGCGCAGTTCACGTTCGAGCCACCCGGCCGCCTCACCGGCATCACTCTCGAAGAGGCCCTCGTGGTGCTGGTGTGGGGGGCGAGTCTCGCCGTGTTCCGAACGAGGAGCCGCACGGTGCTCGGCATCGGAACCGCCGAGTACAAGAGCGTCATCCAATCGACTCTCACCGCATTCGGCGTTCTGGCGATGGTCTTCCTCGTCGCCCAGTCGGAGACGACGCGTTGGCTGTTCCTCGTCGCCCTGCCGCTCGGCACGGTCGGCCTGCTCGCCAACCGGTGGAACTGGCGGCGCTGGCTCAACCTCGAGCGCGCCTCCGGGCAGTACCTGTCCAGGGTCGTGGTGGCCGGCAACGCGCGCGATGTCGCGAAAGTCGTGCGTCAGGTGGGCAACTCGGTGCGTGCGGGCTACCGCGTCGTGGGTGTCGTGGTCGATGAGCAGGAGGACGGTCGCGCCGCCCGCGACTACGCCGGTTCCGACATCACGGTCTCGACCTACCTCGACGGCACCGCTGACTTCGTGCGCGGCATCGGCTGCGACGGTGTGATCGTCGCCGGCCAGCCCTCGAGCGATTCCGAGTTCATCCACGATCTGGCCTGGCGACTCGAGGGCAGCGCGGTTGAGCTCATCATCGCGACGAGTCTCGCGAACGTGGCCGGCCCGCGCATCCACTTCCGGCCCGTCGACGGGCTGCCGCTGCTGCACGTCGAGATCCCGCAGTTCACAGGCGGCAAACACCTGCTCAAGCGGGCCATGGACATCGTGCTCGCGGGTGGTGCGCTGCTCGCCCTCGCCCCGCTGTTCGCCGTGATCGCCGCGCTGATCCGACTCGACCGTCCCGGCCCGGCCGTGTTCAGCCAGGAGCGCGTCGGCCTCAATGGCTCGACGTTCCGCATCTTCAAGTTCCGTTCGATGGTGGTGGATGCGCCCCAGCTCCTGGCACAGCTCGCTGCCGCGAACGAGGGCTCGGGTGTGCTGTTCAAGATGAAGCACGACCCCCGGGTGACGCGGGTGGGTCGCCTGCTGCGCAAGTACTCGCTCGACGAACTGCCGCAGCTCTGGAACATTCTGATCGGCGATATGAGCATCGTCGGGCCGCGCCCCCCGCTGCCGTCCGAAGTTGAGGGCTACGAGACGCACGTGCACCGCAGGCTGTACATCAAGCCTGGGCTGACAGGAATGTGGCAGGTCAACGGACGTTCCAACCTCAGTTGGGAGGAGAGCGTGCGCCTCGACCTGTACTACGTCGAGAACTGGTCGGTGGTCGGGGACCTCGCGATCATGTGGCGCACCATCAAGGTGGTCATCGATCCGGTCGGTGCCTACTAGGCGCTGCGCTTGCGAGCCAGCTGTCGTGTTGCGCCCAGGCGAACCGTGAGCCGTCGAGCCAGCTGCGCTCGATCCAGCCATGGGAGGGACGAGATGCCGGCGCGGAACGCCCCCGCGAAGGCCGCGAGCTGCGGTTCGACGTCCGCACCGTTCGCCGTGAACCCGAGGGTCGTGAGTCTCGGGAAGGGCGCCCCGAGCAACCGGGTGCTCAGGGTTGCGAAGGCCTCGGCGACGCGCTGGTCGGTCCACGACTCGTGCCGCCACTCGGTGGACGCCGTGATCTGGCCCGGGTGCACGCGGTACAGCAGGGCGGGGGCCGCGAGCCGACGGATGCCGAATCCGGCGGCCGCGAAGCGCAGCCAGAGGTCGTAGTCCTCGGCCGGAACCGCACGGTATCCGCCGACCCGTTCGATCGCGGCCCGCCGCGCGAGCATCGTCGGATGCGAGACCGGGTTGGTGAGCAGCAGGTGGAACGGGAACGCCGCTGGCCCGATCGGCACCGGCGCGGGCGGCAGCACCGGGCGACCAGGTCGCCAGTTGGTTACCGTGGAGAACACCACGTCGGTTCCGGAGCCGAGCGCGGCGAGTTGCCGCGCGAACCGCGAGCGCAGCACCCGATCGTCGGCGTCCATCCGCGCCACGATCTCGCTGTCAGACGCATCCAGCAGAGCGTTCAAACCGCCGGTCACACCGGTCGCGGTCGGTGAGCGGACCACGCGGAGCCGCCTATCGTCGATCGCTTCGAGGGCGGCCGCTGTGGCATCCTCGCTGCGATCATCGAAGACCAGCACCTCGGCGTCGACCCGCGCCGTGTCGAGCGACGCGAGGGTCGAGCGCACCGCGAGGTCGATCGTGCTCTCGGCGTTGCGCGCGGGAACCAGCACGCTCAGGCGGGGCATGTCGCCTCAGAGCCCGCGACCGCGACGATTGACGGCCGCGACCAGGAACGAGGCGGGCACGAGGCGCGCCGAGATCGCGAGCGCCGCCCAGCCGCGCAGCTGCGACCGGTCGTGGCGGATCGTGCGGCGCGCCCAGTGGCGGGCGGTCGGGCGGTCGCCGAGCGCGGCGTAGGCGAAAGCGATCTGCCCCTCGAGCCGGGCCGAGCCGATCGCGGTCGACGCGAACTCCGGGTATTTGGCGAGGATGTAGGTGAGGCCGTCGGCGATGCCCTGCCAGCGATCGCTGAAGAACGAGACGCGATTCCAGCGGATGACGACGAGCGGCTCGGGCACCCCGAGGATGGGGCCGGTGCGCGCGGCCCGCAGCAGCAGGTCGTAATCCTCACCGTACGAGAAGGGCAGCTGTTCGTCGACGAGGCCGACCTCGCCGAGGAGGCTCGACCGCCTGAGCAGGAAGGTCGAGGGGTGGATCTCGGTGATCCGCGACTCGAGCAGGTCGGCGAATACGGTGTGCACGGGCGGCAGCCGCACGTGCTCCGCGCCCTCGGTGAGGATCGTGATGCCCACCGAGACGAGAACAGCATCGGGATTCTTCTCCCACTCCTCGCCCTGTCGCCGAAGCTTGGTCGGCAGCCACTCGTCGTCGTCGTCGCAGAACGCCACGAGCTCGGCCGAGGTGGCGAGGATCCCCGTGTTGCGGCCACCGGCGAGGCCCGGCGTGCGCTCGTTGTGGATGGTGCGCAGGAATCGCCGATGCCCGGGCACCGCGATGTCGTCGAGCGCATCGATCGGCACCTGGTCGAAGACCACGATCACCTCGATCTCGCCGTCGTAGTCCTGCGCGAGAGCGGCGCGCACGGCGCTGCGCAACAGTTCGGGTCGGCCGCGCGTGGCGATCACCACACCGACGGAGGGTGCTGTCATACGGTCAACTCCTTCGCGATTTCCGGGGTCTGCATGCGCACGGGTGGCCGCAGCATGACGGCCGCCGAGATCATGGCGACAGCCAGACCTGTGGTGAGGATGCTGTAGTACGTCGATTGCACGATCACGACGAGCAGCACCGTGTTGGCCGCGATATCGATCGGGCTGCGCACGCGGAGGGTGCGCAAGAACACGTAGACCAGCCAGGCCAGGAAGAAGAACAGGCCGAGGAACCCGTGCGAGAAGAGCACCATCCAGACCTGGCCCTGGGTGCCCGCCGCGGGCTGTCCCTCGGACTCCGATGGTCTCGGGGCGCCGTAGCCGAACACGGGCGCCTCGAGCGTGCGCTCGAAGGTCTCCTGGTACAGGCTCGCGCGGTCTTCGGTGCTCGGGCTCGAGTTCAGCCGGTCGGTGAGACGGTCGGCAACCGGGAACACCGCGAAGATCATTCCGGCGAGCGCGGCGACCACGGTGATCGTCACGAGCACGCGGACGTGCCCGCGCACGAGCGCCCGCGCCCCGACGTAGGCGAGCGCGAGCGCGATGCCGATGAACATGCCGCGGTTGAGGGTCAAGAAGGCCGGGATCACCGAGAGGGGAAGCAGCGCCGCGAGCCACCAGAAGCGGCGCTCCCGGCGCACCTCGATCAGGTAGGCGACGAAGAACGGCGTGAGCACCGAGTAGGCGTTGCCCCAGCCGTTCGTGTACAGGAATGGCGCGCTCGGCCGCGGCTCGAGGGGCGCGAACGCGTCGGGGTTGTACTGGGTGACCCGCCGCCGCACCATCTCCTGCACCAGCTCGTTGCTCGCGATCGACTGCGGCAGCACGAGCCCGAACGGGGTGTTGAAGGCGAGCAGGGGGAAGAAGAGCCCGACGTAGCCGCCGACGATGACGATGATCCAGAAGACCGACAGGACTCCGGCCAGATAGCGCGCGGTCAGCGTCTCCCGCGCGTTGTACACGTAGACGAAGATGACCGTCACCGTCGCATAGAGCAGCGCACGGTAGATGAAACCGGTGAGCCGCCCACCGGAGTCGATCTCGATCACCGAGCAGAGCATCCAGAGCAGAAAGAGCAGCCATAGGCCGAAACCGCGGGGCACTTCGATGCCGCCTCGGCGCACCAGATAGAACACCATCACGCCCGCGAGAACGATCCAGACCGCCTCGCCCGGGCCGAGAATCCACCACAGCGGAAACAGCACGAACATCGCGGCAAAGGGCCATCGAGGCAGTTCCGGGGCGGGCATTCTTTTTATGATCCCCTCGCAAACGAGTTCTGTCACCCCTCTCGAAATCGGGCCGCCGACTGGCTACGATGTTGTTCCCCTGTGAGCGTTGTTCACTGTTCGGCGCGCGCGCAGGCTATCTCGGAGGCGAACCCCCGTCGCCCCGAGCACCCGGAAAGCCATTGGAGAACCCCGATGCCCGCAGCAACAGACCCCGGTTTCGGCGTCGAGTACTACGGCGAGACGCTTCGTCGGCACTGGAAGCTGATCGCTACCGCAGCCATCGTCGGCCTGCTGTTGGCTGCGCTGTTCCTCGTGGTGCGGCCCTCGCGCACCACGGCGACGGCCGATGTCGCCCTCGCCGTTGTATCGACCAACCCGTTCGATGCGACCAAGCAGCCCTCGGACCCCTTCGACGCCACGACCGAGACGCAGTTGGTGATGTCGTACCCGGTCGCCCTCGCCGCATCCGAGGCGGTAGGCAGCGCGATCTCGCCGAAGACGATCCGCGCGGGACTCGAGGTCGACGCCGTCACCGACGCCGGCATCGTGCACATCAGCTACAACGGCACGTCCGCCGAGCAGGCCAGGCGGGTAGCGGATGTCACTGCCCTCGCCTACATCGACTACCGGGCCGCGCAGGCCAGGGCCCGGCTCGCGTCGGTCGTGGCCGGCGTCGACGACCGCCGCGAGGTTGTGCTCGACGGTCTCTCCCAGATCGACCCGGAGACCGGCAACTGGGCGAAACGGGCGACGCGCATCGGGCTCCTGCAGGAGCTCGAAGACCTGTCCACGCAGCGCGCCACCTTCTCGCAGGTCGACACGACGGGCGGTGTCGTCATCTCGACGGCCGCCGACAACGACGTCTCGCTGAGCCCCAATCCCATCATCGTCGTGGCCGCCGGACTGCTCGCGGGAGGGGTCATCGGGGTGATCCTGGCCTTCTCGCTCAGGGCCGGAAGCCGCCGCTGGGGCAGCGCGTCCGATGTGCAGCGCAGCACCCACGCGCCCGTGCTCGGTCGCCTCGAATCGACGGAGGCAATTGCCCCCGAGACCGGCGAGAGCCTCGAGGTGCTGCTCGGGGTCCGGGAGCGCATCCTGTCGCGGTTGCGGCCCGGGGCACACGTGATTGTGGTTGTGGATCACAGCGCGGACGGCGCGGGAGGGGACGTGCCGGTCAACCTCGCGCTCGTGCTCGCGCAGTCGGGGCGCTCCGTCGACCTCGTGCTGCCCGGATCCGAACTCACGGGTGCCGCGCACCTCGACCCACGCCTCGCCGCGACTTTCCCGGCGTCCGACAGCGACGCGATAGCCGTTCACGTGCGCGACCGGCTCGGAGCCGCGACCGGGGACCACCTGCTGGTGCTGGGCCTACCCGCCGGATCGCCCCCCTCGACCGTGCTCGCCGGGCTGCGTCTCGCCGACGGCGCGGTGCTGGTGGGAACGCTCGGTGTGACCACGGCCGCCGACGCCACCCGGCTGCGGGAGGCCGCCGCCGAGTTCGGTGCGGAGATTCTCGGAACCGTGTTGGTGCCGCAGGGGCGGGTCCTCACACCACCTGCCGTCCCCGCGGCGCCAGCACCCCGGCCTGCCGCTGCGAAACGCACCCCCGCCAAGCGCACCCCACGCCCGAAGGCGCCCACCGCGTCATGACCGGGGGCACTCGCGGCAGCGTCGTCGGGGTGCCGATCGACGCGCTGTCGAGCAGGCAGCTCGTCGACGAGATCTTCGGCTGGGTGGCCGACGCCGGCGCTCCCGCCCGCAGTGCTCTCGGCGTGAACGCGCACGTCGTCAACCTCGCCGCGAGCGACAGCGTCTTCGCCCGGGATGTGGCGCGGGCCGACCTCGCCTACGCCGACGGCCAGTCCGTGGTCTGGGCGGCGAGGCTGCTCGGAACACCCGTTCCCGAGCGGGTCGCGACGACCGACCTGATCCACCCCCTTGCCGAGCGTGCCGCCGCCGAGGGCGTGCGGATGTTCTTCTACGGGGGCCGCCCCGGGGTGGCCGCCCTGGCCGCCGAGCGGTTGGGCGCGGCGCATCCCGGTCTCGCGATCACGGTGCGGGACGGCTACGTCGCTGCGGCCGGGATGGACGCGCTCGTCGACGAAATCAACGCCTCGGGCGCGGGCCTGCTCTTCGTCGGCCTGGGCGACCCGCTTCAGCAGCGCTGGATCGCCGAGCACCGCGACGCGCTCACCGTGCCGGCCGTACTCAGCTGCGGCGGCCTGTTCGACTGGACGAGCGGCTCGAATCGCCGGGCACCGCGTTGGATGATCCGCGCCGGGCTCGAGTGGCTCTGGCGGCTCATCATCGAACCGCGACGGCTCGCGCGGCGCTACCTCGTGGGGAACCCGGCCTTTGTGCTGCGGGTAGCCCGCGCAAAACTCGCGGCATGACCGCGCCCCCCGACGCCGAGACCCGGGCGCTCGCCCGCGGCGGCGGCGTGAGCCTGCTCGGTTCCGCCACCAGCGCCGTGATGGGCTTTGTGCTCACGGTTGTGCTCGCGCGACTGCTCGGTGACTCGGGCTCGGGCGTGGTGCTGCAGGCCATCGCGGTGTTCACCATCGTGCTGAGCTTCGCCCGGGCCGGCCTCGATTCCGGTGCGGTGTGGATGTTCCCCCGCCTCGTCTCCGCGGACCCCTCGCGCCTGCGCGGCACCCTGCTCTGGATGCTCGCGGTCACCGCCGCCGCGGGCGGGGTCTGCGCGCTCGGCGTGGAGCTGGCAGCCGGCTTCCTCGACCCGACCGTCGCCGATGCCGTGCGCGCCGCCGGCTGGTTCCTTCCCGCGGGAGCCCTGCTGCTCGTCGCCCTCGCCGCCACCCGAGGACTCGGCGGGGTCGTGCCGTACTCGGTGGTCGGCAGCATCGCGCTGCCCGCGGCGCGGCCGCTGTTCGTCTGGATCGCCGTCGCGCTCGGGGCATCCCTCGCCATGGTCACGCTCGCCTGGGCGTTGCCGCTTCCGCTCGCGCTAGTGGCAGCGATCGCCGTGCTGCGCGTGCAGGTGCTGCGACACGAGCAGGGCGTGCGCGGACCGTGGCGCGTCGACAAACCCGTTCGGCGCGAGCTGCTCGGCTACGCCTGGCCGCGCACGATCTCGGCGGGGCTCGAGCAGTCCATCATCTGGCTCGACGTGCTCATCGTGGGCGTGATCGCGGGCACCGCGGCGGCCGGCGTCTATGGGGGCGCGAGCCGGTTCGTCGCCGCCGGCCTCATCATCGACTCTGCGCTGCGCATTGTGGTGTCAACGCGTTTCAGCGCGCTCCTGCACGAGGGGCGCGTGGCCGAGGTGCAGAGCCTGTACCGCACGGCGGCCACCTGGTTGGTGCTGTTCGGCGCACCGATCTACCTGATCCTCGGGGTGTTCGCGTCGGTGGTGCTCGGCCTGCTCGGTCCCGGATTCGAGGAGGGCTCCACCGCCCTGGCCATCCTGTGCGGCGGCGCGATCCTGACCTTCGCGGCCGGCAACATCCACTCGGTGCTGCTGATGAGCGGGCGCAGCGGCTGGGGCGCATTCAACAAGGCCGTGGTGCTCGCGCTCAACATCGTCGGCAACCTGCTGCTGGTTCCCGTGCTCGGCATCGCAGGAGCCGCCCTGGTCTGGTCGGCCAGCATGCTGGTGGATGCCCTGCTCGCCGCCATCGAGGTGCGCGTGTTCCTCGGCATCCGGGCCGGGTGGGGCGCGACAGCCTATGCGCTGCTCGTGCCGCTCGCGAGTGTCGGGCTGCCCGCGCTGGCCGCGCGGCTCGTGCTCGGGGAGACCCTGCTCGGGCTGCTCGTGGGCACCGCGCTCGGCGTCATCCTGTTTCTCACGTGGTGCGCGCTGGATCGGCGGCGGCTGAATATACACGCACTCGTCGCGTTTGCGCAACGCAAACAGAATTAATTTCGGTTGTATTGTTAGCGGCCCCCGAACAGGGGTACCGTGCAATCCAGTTGGTCCCCCGCCCCGTCCCTTCCCTGATTCTCCGAGATCCCCCCATCTCGTTCCGAGGCTCGTGGTCCTGCTACCTGTTATGCCCCCGTACACACAGGAACCCCATGACCACGCACGATTCTGTGGGCACTGCTCCCACCCGCCGCGGACTCACCCGTGCGCTCGTGCTGGTGCTGGTCGTGGCCCTCGCGCTTCTCGCCACGGCGTTCGCGATCTCCGCCGGACGTGCCCCCGCGGAAAAGGCGGAAGCACCCGCTCCCGCCGCCGCCCAGCCGACCGCAACACCTGAGCCGACCCTCGTTCCGGCGACGGACGTCGGCATCACCCCGGTGATGGCCGACCTCGCGGTTGCGGGCTTCCTGACCGCCGTGGCGACAACACCGGCCTCGGACCTGCCGAAGGTCGCCTCCGGTGCGATCCTCGAAGACCTGCAGAACGAGGCACAGGAGCTCGAGGCCAACGGCTGGACCCGCACGGGCCGCGCGAAGGTCGACGGCGTGAAGGTCACCTCCTCCAACGAGGCAGCCGGCACAGCCACCGTCGTGGCCTGTGTCGACTCGAGCAAGGTCGCGACCCTCGACGAGAACGGCGACCGGCTCGCCGCGCCGGCCACGGCCCGCGCCCTCAACATCTACTCGCTCTCCCGCTCCGACGGATTCTGGCGAGTCGTATCCCGCACGTTCCCCGATGAAACCGCCTGCTAGCGGCACCCACAGCCACCTGAAGGAGTCCCCCATGAAACTATCCCGATCAACGGCAGGCGCCACAGCGATCATTCTCGG
Coding sequences within:
- a CDS encoding glycosyl hydrolase family 18 protein — translated: MTERRRGWRLFGSIGAVAAGALVASSLLTVPATAAPAAPQAATATAATLINGYRNVGYFAQWGVYARDFQLKRLKDSGTVNNLTHINYSFGNINNQTLECFIANKAQGTGPNGSDGAGDAWADFGMGYTAANSVSGAADTWDQPLAGSFNQLKQLKVVNPNLKPIISLGGWTWSKNFSIAAATDASRKKLVSSCINLYIKGNLPVIDGRGGNGAAAGVFDGIDIDWEWPGSNNGLEGNTVDVVNDKNNFRLLLKEFRTQLDAYGATTGKHYTLSAFLPANTADIASGGWNNPELFTYLDFGNVQGYDFWGGWAPTQVGHQGNLYDDPADTRPAAQRYSVDKAIKQYTNAGIKPSQLGMGLAMYGRGWQGASSSAAWGPATGTAPGTYEAGNENYDLLKTRGTDYYNAAIGAAYRYDGSQWWSYDNAQSISAKADYIVAKGLGGGMWWDLSGNKDGTLLKVLTDKLRAAATGPVTTPTDPTTPTNPTDPTTPTNPGTCTTAAWSATAVYTGGNKVSYSGKEYSAKWWSQGNVPTAGDPWALLGTCGTTTPTNPTNPPVTPGVAAWSSTKAYSGGDKVTYGGKTWKAGWWTQGDTPGVGQWGPWTVSS
- a CDS encoding SOS response-associated peptidase, which gives rise to MCGRFALDSSMNELIEEFVADGGDYRHWEPGYNIAPTDPVPVILERHRDGATTRSIEPGRWSLVPSWSKELKLKFPTFNARSEGIAEKASFKSSVANKRALIPASGYYEWHTVGSTKTPNFIRPVEGIVAFAGLYSWWRESPAAEWQLTATILTMPTVPHLAEIHDRNPVMLPRDWWDDWLDPTLTGDQFFVDAAVAASVSVADSLEFHEVGPVRGNERALIQPI
- a CDS encoding neutral zinc metallopeptidase — protein: MTFNDDAQISGNKVKRRGRGAAVGGGVGIVGVIVYFIFQAVTGIDPGTIVPQGGTGGGSDEQVAACTGEEANNGNLDCRLAGTAESLDDYWSETLPAMGVDYRTPEFILFTGSVTTGCGNATSASGPFYCPPDETVYIDTDFYADLESKYGASGGPLAQMYVLAHEWGHHVQNISGIMNGLDLQTTGPASDGVRLEVQADCFAGSWVAAASSTEDASGDAYLKPATDAEIRDALSAASAVGDDRIQESTQGQVTPETWTHGSSESRQKWFLAGYKGGPDACNSFEVSDGAV
- a CDS encoding sugar transferase, whose product is MVDPSVSSVSPDALSTARRALAALSAGLQSLPPLRLDWARVYALRLLLADSLITFSAVVFAHFAQFTFEPPGRLTGITLEEALVVLVWGASLAVFRTRSRTVLGIGTAEYKSVIQSTLTAFGVLAMVFLVAQSETTRWLFLVALPLGTVGLLANRWNWRRWLNLERASGQYLSRVVVAGNARDVAKVVRQVGNSVRAGYRVVGVVVDEQEDGRAARDYAGSDITVSTYLDGTADFVRGIGCDGVIVAGQPSSDSEFIHDLAWRLEGSAVELIIATSLANVAGPRIHFRPVDGLPLLHVEIPQFTGGKHLLKRAMDIVLAGGALLALAPLFAVIAALIRLDRPGPAVFSQERVGLNGSTFRIFKFRSMVVDAPQLLAQLAAANEGSGVLFKMKHDPRVTRVGRLLRKYSLDELPQLWNILIGDMSIVGPRPPLPSEVEGYETHVHRRLYIKPGLTGMWQVNGRSNLSWEESVRLDLYYVENWSVVGDLAIMWRTIKVVIDPVGAY
- a CDS encoding glycosyltransferase family 2 protein; the encoded protein is MPRLSVLVPARNAESTIDLAVRSTLASLDTARVDAEVLVFDDRSEDATAAALEAIDDRRLRVVRSPTATGVTGGLNALLDASDSEIVARMDADDRVLRSRFARQLAALGSGTDVVFSTVTNWRPGRPVLPPAPVPIGPAAFPFHLLLTNPVSHPTMLARRAAIERVGGYRAVPAEDYDLWLRFAAAGFGIRRLAAPALLYRVHPGQITASTEWRHESWTDQRVAEAFATLSTRLLGAPFPRLTTLGFTANGADVEPQLAAFAGAFRAGISSLPWLDRAQLARRLTVRLGATRQLARKRSA
- a CDS encoding glycosyltransferase family 2 protein is translated as MTAPSVGVVIATRGRPELLRSAVRAALAQDYDGEIEVIVVFDQVPIDALDDIAVPGHRRFLRTIHNERTPGLAGGRNTGILATSAELVAFCDDDDEWLPTKLRRQGEEWEKNPDAVLVSVGITILTEGAEHVRLPPVHTVFADLLESRITEIHPSTFLLRRSSLLGEVGLVDEQLPFSYGEDYDLLLRAARTGPILGVPEPLVVIRWNRVSFFSDRWQGIADGLTYILAKYPEFASTAIGSARLEGQIAFAYAALGDRPTARHWARRTIRHDRSQLRGWAALAISARLVPASFLVAAVNRRGRGL
- a CDS encoding O-antigen ligase family protein; this translates as MPAPELPRWPFAAMFVLFPLWWILGPGEAVWIVLAGVMVFYLVRRGGIEVPRGFGLWLLFLLWMLCSVIEIDSGGRLTGFIYRALLYATVTVIFVYVYNARETLTARYLAGVLSVFWIIVIVGGYVGLFFPLLAFNTPFGLVLPQSIASNELVQEMVRRRVTQYNPDAFAPLEPRPSAPFLYTNGWGNAYSVLTPFFVAYLIEVRRERRFWWLAALLPLSVIPAFLTLNRGMFIGIALALAYVGARALVRGHVRVLVTITVVAALAGMIFAVFPVADRLTDRLNSSPSTEDRASLYQETFERTLEAPVFGYGAPRPSESEGQPAAGTQGQVWMVLFSHGFLGLFFFLAWLVYVFLRTLRVRSPIDIAANTVLLVVIVQSTYYSILTTGLAVAMISAAVMLRPPVRMQTPEIAKELTV